Part of the Ammospiza nelsoni isolate bAmmNel1 chromosome 6, bAmmNel1.pri, whole genome shotgun sequence genome is shown below.
cttcatcatcttcattgTAAGTATCAGCATCGTTAGCATCAAAGCTATTGGCTTCAGCACTAAAACAGAACTCCTCCGAATCTTCAAATGGAGTGGAGTCTCCAGGGTCTTCACTTGATGTCTGACTGCAAGTTTGTGTCATCACTTCTTCTTCCTTGTCCTCTTCTGCTCCTTTGCATCTCAAAATGTAGAAGTAGTTTGCATCTGGGATTATTTGTTTGTTGGCCCCTGGAATGCCCAGCAAAACAGACCCTTCACCCATATCACAGCCAAACCACATTCTGCAGTGTTTAATATCTGGTGTCCACTCTGGGCCCACACTTTCAACAATTTCTATCTTATTATCCTCCAGAACTACGGTGTTACATGCCAGCCGTTTCTGGTTGTCTGAGAGGTAGCCACCAACAAGGACAAATTCAGTGTCACTGATCTGGGTCACTATAGCACTTGACACTGATATCCCCCCTGGCAGGATGGTGCAGGTcacagctgggctgcccaggggcagATCAATTTTTAGCTTGTACAAGTTGGGGGGCCTGGTGTTATTTTGAAGTGAGTGGCCTCCCAAGATGTAGATGGTATCATCTTTGGCAATTGAAACGTGGAAAGAAAGTCCATCTCGAAGCTCTGGAAGCATGTATGATGTACAGCATCCAAACTCAAAATCAATGAGAAACACAGATGGCAAACAGTCGACTACACTGTTCCATGTTTCAGTGGTTCTCTGTGCAAGAGGAGTATATGACCTCCCTCCAAAGAGAACACTCATCCTTTTCCCCCGGCTGTGAACTACGTTAATTGTATGCCCATATCTAGCTTCAGGCACATCTCCACCCAGGTCCTTCTCAATGCATTGGAATGTCATTTTCTTGCTAGTTTTGCTAACCAAACTTATAAAGTAAATCTTATCAGAAAGATCATTGTTAGGTGTTTTACCACCATGGATGATGTACTGGTACTCATCAGCCCTTGCATCGCTTCTGAGCGAGCAAAGAGCAGGGTAGCGGAGAGGGGGAAGGTAACATGAGTCTTTGGAGAAGAAGACAGGTTTCATTTTGAGCTCATTCTGCTTTATATCAAGAAGGAAAACACCAGTGGGGCAGGATCTCTTTGGCCATCCTTTCtgaccaaaaaagaaaacatgccCCTCAAAATTCAGGAGAGAGAAGCCCGGCTGAAGCAAGGATGAGTTACTGACGGTGGATACCATCTGCAGGGACATTCTGTCTGTTGACTGGGCCATATTGTggctgagaaaataaaagaaacaaaacagatcAATTAGATCCTATCACAATTACTGTGATTAGATCCTATCACAATTATTTAACACAGCTTGAATAAATCCTATGGAAGTCGCGCTGCAGTTCCCTTCTGAAACCCACAGAGACACACTTTTCTGCGTCTCAAAACATGAGTCAAGCACGAGGCGTGCACCATTTCCgcggaattttggggattttgtgcTCAACACGGGCTGTCGGCACACGGAGCCTGCACACGGCGCTGCACTGGGGCGGCTTCCCGGGGCGGGCACGGCCGCTCCCAGGGGAACGCGGGCCCGCGGGCTGCTGGGGCCGGTAGTTCCCGCTCGGTGCCCGGGCCGGTAGTTCCCGCCGggtgcccggcccggcccggccgccgcttCCTTGTCGCGGCCGTGGGGAATCGGGACCGGCGGGCTCAGCGAGCGGGCGGCGGTGAGtgcggccgcggggccgggccggtgTGCTGCCGGCGGGGCTCGGCCTGGGCGCGCCCGGGGCGGAGGGAGCGGCGCCGGAGATGTCGCAAGCCGGGATTTCCTGGCCGTCTGTCGCCCCGAGGCGGCCGGGGATGCCGGGCTGGAGCCCCCCAGCtgccgcagccccgggcccccGAGTGCGGGAGCCTCGTCCGGCGGGGCTCGGGCTCGCCCGGGGCGGCAGGAGGCTCCGGGCAGGGAGCCTGCCCAAGGCCCCGCAGCCAGCGGGCTGGAGGAGCGACGTGCACGGAAACTTGAAACTGCATGTTTTGTTTACGAGGGAAACGTCAGGATTTGTTGATTGCATTTATAAGGGGAGGTGCCCGCTGTGTGTGCAGccatgcagggctggctggggcgGCAGGGCCGAGGTGAATCTCAGCTTGTGCTGAGCAGCCCGGTCGGGGTCTCGGGCTTGCGGGTCCCGCTGGGGCTTCGTGGGGCGCGAATCCTCTGCCTGTCATCTGTGCGCTGTGCTCAGGCTTTCATGAGTGGGCTTCAAGGGGTGTCTCTTGCTCTCATAAACCTGTTTGTTTGAAGACTGAAAGAAGTTTATGTAATCAGCCTGGATATTGACTGTGAAAGAGCTTTGGAGAGCACAGACAACAGGGAGGGAAATAACTGGCTGATTCATTGGCAGTGCCTTTGGTGGCAGCAGACTGGTGCTCTTTAGTAAATGTTCAAGTTCTCTGTCCCAGCCTTTGCCAAATCCCCAGAATTTACAGATGTGAGCaaaacattaggaaaaaaacaacccactaaatcttacatttaaaaatgtaattcctctttttttttgaaagtttaaggatttgtattttccttgctgcttttcatttttctgtgacAACAAAAACAGGACACATAGGCTTTCTTTTTTAAGGAAGGATTGATATCTTCTAGTTACATGACATCAAAACCTGGGGGGATCTGAACAACGTTGTGTAGAAGAAGAGTTGCTGTAAAAACACAGGAACTGATGACACTGCATCAATTGCCATGTTGTACCATATTGCTGCACTGCCTGCCTTAATTCCCTGGTATGGGAACTGCTGTGCTAAAATAGGCACCTGCCATGGAATGTTTTTCAAAGGTGAGGTGTTTTCAggccagagcacacagacagGGTAGGCATAGCCATTCCTGTGTCTGTTTGAAAAACAATCAATGGAATGGCTGTCTTACCTTGTGGAATCATCCAGAGATTGTGGTTGAGTTCTGTTCACTGTATAGCCTAATGCCTCTGCCCTGAAGGTGCTAGATTTTTCTACATTTagatttcttttcagaagtACTGCACTGTGGGTGAGGTTTGGTTATAAGTTAATTAAATTAGTGAACCCATTTCTGAGCATGTGGTTGTGTCCTTATTATGCATAAAGAAAGACTTATGAATTTTTTTACCTTCAGGTGATATGCTAAACAGGAATCTGCTGCTTGTTTCTTACAAGCATTCAAAAATGGCATCATCAGAGGAGCTTGCACTAAGCTAGGTTTACTTGATTAGATGTCATTTGTCTCTTCTTCCATGCTGCCTGGTTACTTAGCTTCTTTGGTTTTACAGGATCTTTAGAAAAGTAAAATGTCTTCCATACCGAAGATGCCATAAGAAAATTTCTGTTCTATATGAGAAAATTAGACTTCTTTATCTTCTACCTCTCCTGTTCTACATTTGACTGCTGGTTTATATTTGAAGTCTAACGAGAGTATCAAAAGTGGCCAACAATTTAATTGACATATTGGTACACATATTACATTTTTACATATACTTTTAAGAATCTCCATATAGGGCAATTGTTAGTGTCCACAATGTCACAAACTATTTCCCAGATATTGAGCAGTACTCACTTCTGCAGAGTTCTCTGTCTAAAGAGTCTGCAGATACAGAGTGGAGAAAAGATcagtaaaaattatttgattGATAGACATACAGAACATACGTTAAGAGCACTTAAACACATTTCCTTGTCTCTCATATTTCTTGAACTTTACATGAGCAAACAGTTCAGTATGTAATGGAAGGAAGGTTTGTCTGAGATTTTTGGACAGAAGTAGCTCTTAGACACTGCCTGGAATTGCTTTGGCTTTCCATGTATTTTCCTGCTAATTACAGTGTGTCAATACAGTGTGGTTGCTCTCTGGCTATGCTGACCTCCAACTCTAACCTTCCAATACCACTGATTCCTTTGGGCCATGGCTCATCTAACCCTGAACAGCTTTGGGGAACCCAAAAGATCTAACCTTATAAACAAAGAGTTTAAAGTGCTTTTTTGTGGCTTTATGCTCAAAACTGGAGTTGGATTAGCATTACAGCTGGTGCAGAGATAAACAGACAAATGCCTTTGTTGTGGTACAACACAGGATACTGAGAGACACTACAATGAGTAAAGACAAATAAGAAAGGAGGGGGAGTTAATAAACAATTGCCAGTTATGATGACTTGAGTCATACTTCGTTATATTTGGTGTTTTTATAGAAGGTTAAGCTGTAAGCATTATACAAATAAATGAGAATCTCAGCATTACTTTTATAAGCCCCGTGTTTGGGAAGCAGTAGTCACCCAAGCTAGAAACTAAGTGAACAGAAAGAGCAAAACTAATATTCTccctgtttattttaaaatcaaacagTATTTTGAGCAGACTTTTCCAATAAGAGTTGTTTATATGGCAAGAAGAGATCGTAAGGAATTCAGATGTTGATGGATGCATTGGGAAATACATTTATAGAAGAATCAGATGAAGAcaggtgttttttaaaaacagtagCTAATGTAGTTTGAAATGTGCTTACTATGGAAATAGATGGACATAGTTACAATTTTGGGTGATGTACCATTTCATAAACCCTATTAGGTGGTCACAGAGAAGTACAGGAAGAACATCTTTTAGAGGCAAGGGGTAGCATGAGTGACCTAAACAGCAGCTGACATTTCATATACCTTTGGATAGTCTTCCTTGTCTTCATGCTTCTCCTATGGAAGCAAGTCTGCCATTGTTCTGTGTCCTAGATCCTAGTAAATCTAGGGTTTATGAAATGTCTCTAGATAACAGTGTTTAGGCACTGAGTCACTCACAGACTGTGTTTATTAGTTACTGTCCTCTTTGACCCTACCCAGAAATGGTTTGTTCACCTGTGGGCTTTGCCTGTTACCTGTTAGTTAGGCAACAAAAACATTCTAATCAGGAGAACAATGACTAATCAGTGCTGCTGTTTAGTGTGACATCTCATATTTTTCAGCATTGAAAGTATTATTTATAGTAATTTCACAGTAATTTGAATGCTGCAAAATAATGAATGACTAATGAGTTGATCTTATGAACTGTAGCAAACTCAAAGAACCTGTATTCATTTATACAAAAATAAGATGTTTGAGCTGTACTGATTGGACACTGAGAGAATGAAATGCAGGATATAAGGGAGTCTTAGCTGGTAAACACCCATTGCTGACCATTAATTAGTTTGCAGTTATTTTGATGAGAACACAGGTACCTAGTATAGAATTAAATTGATTTTGCAgtgttgtggttttttccctttgatagatctgttttttcatttccaaaatggAAAAGCATACCCCTGAAAAACAAGTGCTGTTTCCAAATTGTCCACAATCAAAATCATATCCAGACACACACAGAAGTTGGAAGTCCTCCATAAAGAAGCTTAAGGAAGGAAATTTTTTATATAGTATTTCTCAAAACATTTTCTAAGTGTATCAACCAAGTTTGCTTTGAGCAAAGCAGCAATTCAGACGTACCTGGCTGATAGCAGTTTTTTGCGTCCTCCGTAATCTTTCTGTGTAATTGGGATTCAAATGTGAGCAGTGTGAGGAATCTTCTGTGATAGCCCAGGGGGCTCGTGGCATGGAGAGACAGCCTGATGGAGGGGATTCTATCTGCTTAATTTGCAGATGTGCTCTGAGAACTCGATCTACTGTGGCTAACTGGCTGTGACTGGGttgtttcctttcctctcctgtcTTCAGATGGCACAACAAGAAACCCACCAGTCTCCAGAAGCTTTAACTCTTTGCTGTGGAAGAAGCTCAGAGTGACAGCAGGTGCCTCTTAGGTTGTAAATATCTGCAGCATATGCTTGTTTAGGGTTGAGTTTTTTTACTCTGTTACACCTATCAACCTTGTGATCATCTTCAGAATTTTTCAGtgctattttaaaatgtaatttaaaataaatgttgagttaaaaaataatttcaatagGTAGTAAAAGAAAACAGTTCTTGCTGGTTGGCATACTACTTTCCCCAGGAGTGCTCTGCTGCAAGCAGGCAATGACATTGAAACAGAGCAAAGGAAGTGACAAATGCATGCAGTTCACTGAGTGAAGGCTGACTAAAAAGTCCAGCTCAAAGTCCACTAGAGTAAttagaaatgtctttttttctcctttggtgGCCTTCTGATCAGACCTTGAAAGACTAATAAAACTTTGCACCCTTCTGTGGCATTTTTCATCAGTTTCACAGTGCTTTTCTCCAACaccaaataaataatgagaGGCTGGGAAGTCCATTGGGAACATATCCTTTCaacagccagcagtgctggggcacagaGGATAAGCCACTTGCATAACACAGCAcaacaaataaacagaaaaacctGGAAAACAATTTACTCTTCATAGCtccctgcttttgttttcctggccCTACTTCACCCACTCCTGAGTTACAACATCTGCTGCACAGTATTTTAGAAATATCTCAACTCCCATTTGAAACTGCTGTGAGAATAGAAATAGAAGGAACTTGAAATGGAATTTGATTAGTAGAGCAAAGCAAACACACCAAATGTTTGCGAAAATTGTCTTGAGACACTGAATAACTGTAATGCAGATAGGATGTGGTAATGTTTTTCATCTGAAATAGGAGTGCTAAGGCAGTGCTAAGGCACTGTGCCCTGTAGCATCCATATGGGccttttcttctgaaacaaaGATAAAAGGAAACTGTAGTGCAGAGTTGAATGCTGAAGAACTTTCCCCAAAGTTGAGGGCTTTCAGATCAcatttgtttgtattttcagTAGGGCCTAGATAATACTCAACAGCTTTTTATCTAAGTGTTCGATGTATTTTGACCCTTGTTTGGGTCTGTGGTCAAAGATCAAATATTTAAGTGAAAATCTAGTCCCCAGTTGTGTCActttaatattttacattaattttatactttttctACCAGTTGACATGCCTTATCTTTAGAAATTCTTTTTCCAGTTACTTTGTGGTTGAGAAGAtggagaaattaaatttttttggtAACAACAGCATGTCATTTTTGGATGAGGACATGGACTGTCCAAGCTGGTCTCTGACTGTCGGTGACAAAGTGctttggaaaagctgcagcaaataGCTTCAGATTAATGTATCTACATGGTAGGCAAATTATGTTGAAAACTGTCCTGGTCTTAGCAAGAAGACTTCCATCCTGAATTTAACTGGCAGAGAACCCATGTGAAAAGGAATAAATAGACTTTTCCTTcacaatttctattttaataacATAGACAGAGCTAGTATATTTTCAGCAGATTTCTCACTGTTGTGGAAATGCTTTATTTCacttgattttcttcttctacaattaatttcttaaaataatatgTTGTTTGTGTCTTCTTCATCCCAAATCATTCCAAATTGCATTGAGATATTTCCAGGCTTTTCAGCATATTTTCTGCCAGTAAAACACAGTCATCTCTGAGCTGAAATGTAGCTGGCTTCCTGTGGGTTGCAGTAATGCActccagctcagcagggaaagggaaagctgCCTTACTCATTTGTGTAGGGTTTGCCAGCCAGAATGCAAATGTGCTGGATACTTAGCCAGGACCCACAGGCTGAAACCTGTAAAAAAAAGGGCACAGAGAGTCCAGCATCCTACAGTCTTCAATTTTCTGTCTCATCTAAAACTGACAGTAAACAGTATTTAACTTGTGAGGGAGAGGGCTTTATTTGGAGGGCTTATCTAAAATATGTGATTGAATCCAGCTGTGCTTTGACTGTCAGATCCTCAACAATCACATTTcagggggcagtggctgctgcagtcTGGATGAAGTGTTACCCTTGCCATGGGCTTCCAGGTTATCTTTAAAGGGAGCAGTACTCTTGAAGCCATTggaaattcattaaaaaaattctgctcaGGTATGGCACTGGCATAATAGCACTGAAATCCAAAAGGATCAATATGCTTGCTTGCAATTAAAGCCCATGGATATATCCTTTAAAAGCTCATATGAGGTGGGCATGAGAGGCACATGTTTTTGTCCATCTAGAGGTCAGCTCTCAGGCTCAGTAATGCACTCAGGCGAGCAGATGCAGCTCCCATCCCCACAAATTGCTGATGCATTAAGTGTGTGCCCTTAAGGCCTCCTGCTGAAGGCAATGGCAAACATCCAGTTGATTTTAACAGGATTAGCTGTGTAGATCCCATTGAATTGAGAGGTGTTGGAAGGAACTTCATCTGAAAGTTTTTGTCCTTTGTAACTTTCAGTTTTTTCCTCCAGCTGGGTTGACCTGCACCTGCTTGTGGCCAGAACTTGGTGCCTCTGTGtttgctcctggagctctgcctccccacagGTGGTGGtagcagagaggaggagggagaaaagtAGGGCAGGACATTAGAGCAGGGAGGGCTTTCTTCTGCAAATGTAGGTTTGCAGATGTCTAGACAAGAAGGAGGCAGTtttctgcctgcaggaaaatggGTAACTGCTTGACTCAAAATGTTTTATGTCTTtctccagcaggaattcccagaaTCACACCTTTCACCTGGCCTACTTTTAAAGCACCATCCTGGGATGTTTGTTAAGGCAGCGACCACGGTACATAGCTAACAGCAAGCATTTGTTAAGGACAGGCTCGAGTTCCAGCTTTGCCTGCCTCTTTGCACCGTGGGGGCTGATGATGTGCACTGCAGGCTCCAGCTCAGCGCGGTGGGTGTAGGAgtgccctgctggcagctgcttttgcagcatgGAGGAGGCACAGCTTTCTGGGCCATTTGTGAGGGTGTTCCTGAGGAGGCTGCGCTTTCTGGGTTGCATAAGCAGCTGTGACAGGCTGCCAAAGGGGCAGTCCTGCATCCTTCCCTTGCTCACGCTGTCCCCTCGTATAGGCAATCGTGATCGTACAGctgaaaggcagagcagagaataTATCTTTGAAACAGAGTATTATATGCATTTGCTCTGTTTACTCCCAGGTTTTGTATTGGTGGTTTATTTTGGATTGGAGGTTTATTTTGTCTGCTCAAGAGATGGACTGGAGTGGTAGACCAGGAGGCGAAGAGGAAATGGAGGTGGTGGTGGCCTTTTTGGGAGCAGCCAGAACTTAGATAGACTTAAATTGATTCTGAGTGCCCTTGTCTGCTAAAATCTCATTCTTTTTGCAATGCTGCCACCTCATTCTTCATTGCTGCAACAATTTTGTTAAAAGTGTAGTTACTGTGATAGCTCTGTAGAGAAAAAAGATGCGGCATTTTCCAGTGGCAAAAGAGtataagatttaaaaatagtGTATTTATATTCAATCTGATTTTTGTAGACATAATTATAAAATCCTGATAACAGATGTACTTAGTGGATGTTTTTTCTGAATCTATGGGTgaactattaaaaaaacccatttattAATCAGGCTTTTTTTGAAATTGAGAATGACTTCTAGGAGGGCAAATCCATATTGTGAAAATCTGACTTGAACCTATGCCAGAAGTGCTAGTGAAGTTGgttctttttccctgaaaaattacatttcataaGATTTTATTATGTTTGTAGAGACAATTAGCTTTACTGctctttccttaaaaaattcATAATCTcgatttttcttttattgcctctattgtattttaaacaaacataaaacacttaaaaatgcaACATAAACCAGGAAGTTTATATTCCAGCACATTTTGTGTTAATAGAATTAATCACGGTATAATTGAAATCATGCTAATACTCACTTGACCTGCCTCTTTGATTCAATGCAGAGATTTCTGATTTGTCTTAAACTGCTTGGAAGAAGACTGtgttttgagaaataaaattgaTTTTGCACAATCTGCTAATGATCAGCAAGGCTTAATGAGTGATCGCCTCAAGAAACCTCATTAAAGTAATTTGGATGGATGAGCAGGAGTGAAatgcaaaaagaagaaagcataGTTGCTGCTTGAATGCATCACTTACTGATATTTGATTCTaaaagtgtccaaagccagCACAAGGAAAGGATCAGATACCCTTGCTTTACTTTCCTTGACACTTCCAAGTTTGTTTGATTccattggggaaaaaagaagataagTTTTTGATTTTAGTAGTATCTATTCTTTACCAGAACAATGCAGTAATTTCATTCCTTGAAGTGTCATTGTATCAACTTCTTAAATTGTGGAGGATTCCAATCCATTActgtatattttttcattttttcaggaTAGTTTAAAGGAGTCATTGCCTTGAGGCTGTGAATTGGGTGTTTGCTGAAGCCTTTTAATTTTGTAGAAACTACTGGTTGGCTCCTTAGCAAAGGTGAGAGCCTT
Proteins encoded:
- the RAG2 gene encoding V(D)J recombination-activating protein 2 → MAQSTDRMSLQMVSTVSNSSLLQPGFSLLNFEGHVFFFGQKGWPKRSCPTGVFLLDIKQNELKMKPVFFSKDSCYLPPLRYPALCSLRSDARADEYQYIIHGGKTPNNDLSDKIYFISLVSKTSKKMTFQCIEKDLGGDVPEARYGHTINVVHSRGKRMSVLFGGRSYTPLAQRTTETWNSVVDCLPSVFLIDFEFGCCTSYMLPELRDGLSFHVSIAKDDTIYILGGHSLQNNTRPPNLYKLKIDLPLGSPAVTCTILPGGISVSSAIVTQISDTEFVLVGGYLSDNQKRLACNTVVLEDNKIEIVESVGPEWTPDIKHCRMWFGCDMGEGSVLLGIPGANKQIIPDANYFYILRCKGAEEDKEEEVMTQTCSQTSSEDPGDSTPFEDSEEFCFSAEANSFDANDADTYNEDDEEDESETGYWITCCASCNIDINTWVPFYSTELNKPAMILCSSGAGHWVHAQCMDLSETMLLRLSEANVKYFCNKHIDLNKGLQTPQKVACLKKPPMKPLRKKKPMKLSTSVKKSFLRRLFE